Proteins encoded within one genomic window of Cryptosporangium aurantiacum:
- a CDS encoding type B 50S ribosomal protein L31: protein MKPGIHPEYRPVVFRDRSADVAFLTRSTVTTSRTIEWSDGTTYPLVEVDISSASHPFYTGKQRILDSAGRVEKFRARYAKKK from the coding sequence ATGAAGCCTGGTATCCACCCCGAGTACCGCCCGGTGGTGTTCCGTGACCGGTCGGCGGACGTGGCGTTCCTGACCCGCTCGACGGTGACCACGAGCCGCACGATCGAGTGGTCGGACGGCACCACATACCCGCTGGTCGAGGTCGACATCTCGTCGGCCAGCCACCCGTTCTACACCGGTAAGCAGCGCATCCTCGACAGCGCCGGTCGCGTCGAGAAGTTCCGCGCTCGCTACGCGAAGAAGAAGTAA
- the rpmG gene encoding 50S ribosomal protein L33, giving the protein MAKGNELRPVVKLRSTAGTGFTYVTRKNRRNDPDRLTLTKYDPRVGRHVEFREER; this is encoded by the coding sequence ATGGCCAAGGGCAACGAGCTCCGCCCGGTAGTCAAGCTGCGGTCGACCGCGGGCACCGGCTTCACGTACGTCACCCGGAAGAACCGGCGGAACGACCCCGACCGGCTCACGCTGACGAAGTACGACCCCCGCGTAGGTCGCCACGTGGAGTTCCGCGAGGAACGCTGA